The genomic segment ATTTCCCTCTGTTCTCACATTACTTTGAAAGTAATACTAAATATCATATTACTTAATCCATGAATATTTCAGTAGTTATGCCTAACAAATATTTGTATTAATACAAAATATCATGTCCATGTACAAATTTTCAAGTCTCTTAaattgtatatgagtgtgtggggttttttttaagtttgtttgcATTTGAAGAATCTAAACAAAGTCTAATGTCTTCATTGGCTTATACATTTGTAATTCTTTCAAGCTATAAGTTCACCCTCtatggctttattttttaaattgcaagtTTTTGGCCGGCGCCTCCTGGTTCCCGGCGCCTTCGGGCCTCGGGATGCCCAAGCCGCCGCGGGGCACAAGGCGTAGCCCGGATTGAGCCTCCCCGAGCCGACGGCTCGCGCCGCGCCCTCAGGCCGCCCCACCTGCAGAAATGAGTGGTGGATTGGCCCCAAGTAAAAGCACAGTGTATGTATCCAACTTGCCCTTTTCCCTGACCAACAATGACTTATACCGGATATTTTCCAAGTATGGCAAAGTTGTAAAGGTTACTATAATGAAAGATAAAGATACCAGGAAGAGTAAAGgggttacatttattttatttttggataaAGACTCTGCACAAAACTGTACCAAGGCAATAAACAACAAACAGCTGTTCGGCAGAGTGATCCGCGCGAGCATCGCCATCGACGACGGAAGAGCCGCCGAGTTCATCCGGCGCCGCAGCTACTTCGACAAATCCAAGTGCTACGAATGCGGGCAAAGTGGTCACTTCAGTTATGCCTGTCCTAAAAATATGCTTGGAGAACGTGagcctccaaagaagaaagagaaaaagaaaaagaagaaaattcctgAACGAGAAGAAGAAGGTGAAGAAGTAGAAGAAAGTGAAGAAGGGGAAGATCCTGCTCTTGACAGCCTCAGCCAGGCCATAGCTCTCCAGCAAGCCAAAAttgaagaacaaaaaaaatggaaacccAGTCCAGGGGGTCCCTCAACATCAGATGATTCAAGACGCCCGAGGATAAAGAAAAGCACATATTTCAGTGGTGAGGAAGAACTGAGTGagtaaaattgtatttattatgtaaatatcattaaacatttttttaaatcttagaataTCAAATTCAGTTGGGATTAAAGGTCACTCTTAGAACTTGAGCATAAGAACATTTAGTACCAAGTCGTTTTTCACTAAAATATAGTTGGTAGGgaattgaaaaaaatgttaaagcatCATGTTTTATCTTGCTTTAGCAGAgtagtgaaaaaaatcaagatttgCCAATAACCATTAATACTGAAAACAGTTCATTTGACTATAAAAGAGAACTTAATACCATCATAGTACTATTGTCATCCCAAGAAAAAAGGTGTTAAAGAGACTTGCTGGAGAAGTTCATTGTAAAAGTTTATTCATGTCTGATTGTTTACACTAGgacttttgaaatacattttatctttaaaacgAAAATTTCAGAAAGGCTGAAAAGTTGAATAATTTATTGCTTATTAAATCTTAATaaaattttcaagagaaaaaaaaaattgcaagttTTTGTGGACACTGTAGTTGACACCAGTCTAGATTTTGCTGATTGTTTCTCTATAGTATAACTTATGTGTTCCTCTCTCTTCTGTATTTTGTGTAAACTAGTAGTTGGTAGGGAGAAAGTAATGATGGGTACAAATTTTCTTAAGAGAATTCACAACCCGAAACTGTTATTTTATCCATGAAATAAAAAAGAGTATCATCTGATTATAAGGGAGAGGAGAGGACTAACAGATTTCCACACACACATTCCCCACCTCCCAGGACTAAGAGATTTGAGGAAAATAGGGAAGGTTTTGAATAGCCATTGAGAAGGATGCTGCAAGAGAGGGTTGACCAGAAAAAAAGTGTAATGAGATTATAGAATAGTGTTGAGAGTTGAATGCAGTTGAGATTGAGtatcaattattttttatattcagaGTCACTAAAGTAGCAATTTTCTCCAGCTTTGCTATTCAACCTgagaatagaaatagaaaataaagattgCAACTAAATCACTAGGGATTTGCAGGGCCCAGATATTGACAACTACTAAGAGCAGTTGGAGTAAAACAATTTGGAATGAAGCACTTTGGAGTCCAAGCCTCGAATGATGGAAGTAAAGCCTGATGGAGAACATCTGGAGACGAAGAAGGGGTC from the Manis pentadactyla isolate mManPen7 chromosome 2, mManPen7.hap1, whole genome shotgun sequence genome contains:
- the LOC118925201 gene encoding zinc finger CCHC-type and RNA-binding motif-containing protein 1-like — protein: MSGGLAPSKSTVYVSNLPFSLTNNDLYRIFSKYGKVVKVTIMKDKDTRKSKGVTFILFLDKDSAQNCTKAINNKQLFGRVIRASIAIDDGRAAEFIRRRSYFDKSKCYECGQSGHFSYACPKNMLGEREPPKKKEKKKKKKIPEREEEGEEVEESEEGEDPALDSLSQAIALQQAKIEEQKKWKPSPGGPSTSDDSRRPRIKKSTYFSGEEELSE